One genomic window of Parafrankia irregularis includes the following:
- a CDS encoding nuclear transport factor 2 family protein, with amino-acid sequence MGVPAADPGDELRSLGARLRRFEDLEEIRQLYIDYGRHLDAGDPAAYASLFARDARLRLGPVMRADGREEIEKAAAKVVRLAPDGSRSSVHLLASPRIELAAGSDTASGECVWAAISSAPDGAPRVLVGRHVDVLVREDGRWCFARRAGLIDIGALGPAEGQGV; translated from the coding sequence GTGGGTGTTCCAGCCGCGGACCCGGGCGACGAGCTCCGCTCGTTGGGCGCACGACTGCGCCGGTTCGAGGACCTTGAGGAGATCCGCCAGTTGTACATCGACTACGGGCGCCACCTCGACGCGGGGGACCCGGCCGCCTACGCGTCGCTGTTCGCGCGTGACGCCAGGCTTCGGCTCGGCCCGGTCATGCGCGCGGACGGCCGGGAGGAGATCGAGAAGGCGGCGGCCAAGGTGGTCCGGCTCGCCCCGGACGGTTCGAGGAGCTCCGTCCACCTGCTGGCGTCCCCTCGCATCGAGCTCGCCGCCGGCAGTGACACGGCCTCCGGCGAGTGTGTGTGGGCGGCGATCTCGAGTGCGCCGGACGGCGCACCCAGGGTCCTCGTCGGCCGGCATGTCGACGTGCTGGTGCGTGAGGACGGGCGCTGGTGCTTCGCGCGCCGTGCCGGCCTCATCGACATCGGGGCTCTCGGCCCGGCGGAGGGCCAGGGAGTCTAG